A portion of the Chondrinema litorale genome contains these proteins:
- the trpS gene encoding tryptophan--tRNA ligase codes for MARILTGIQSSGKPHLGNILGAIKPGIELSEKPKNESFFFIADLHSLTTIKDAEERKQNVYAVAAAWLAFGFDTDKNTFYRQSRINEVCELTWYLNCMTAYPMLANAHSFKDKSDKLADVNAGLFTYPVLMACDILLYDAEYVPVGKDQKQHIEMTRDIAVAFNNRFGETFVIPQAIIDEKVMTVPGVDGQKMSKSYNNYIDIFLEGKPLKKQVMSIQTDSKSLEEPKDPDTCNVFRIYSLIAEESDIKAMRAKYEAGNYGYGHAKKELLELITEKYTNERKIYHDYLNNLDALEEKLKQGEEKARQIATVTLEKVRAKLGFS; via the coding sequence ATGGCAAGGATTCTTACTGGAATTCAGAGTTCTGGCAAGCCTCATCTGGGAAATATACTTGGAGCGATTAAGCCGGGTATTGAGTTGTCTGAAAAACCTAAAAATGAGTCTTTCTTTTTTATTGCAGACTTGCATTCTTTAACTACAATTAAAGATGCCGAAGAGAGAAAACAAAACGTGTATGCGGTAGCTGCTGCATGGCTTGCATTTGGTTTCGATACGGATAAGAACACATTTTATAGACAGTCGAGAATAAATGAGGTTTGTGAGTTAACATGGTATCTTAACTGCATGACTGCTTATCCTATGCTGGCAAATGCGCATTCGTTTAAAGATAAATCTGATAAGTTAGCCGATGTAAATGCGGGTTTGTTTACTTATCCGGTATTAATGGCTTGCGATATTTTACTTTATGATGCTGAGTATGTTCCGGTTGGTAAAGACCAGAAGCAGCACATAGAAATGACCAGAGATATTGCAGTAGCTTTTAATAACAGATTCGGTGAAACTTTTGTTATACCACAAGCCATTATCGATGAGAAGGTAATGACTGTTCCAGGAGTTGACGGGCAGAAAATGAGCAAGTCTTATAACAACTACATCGATATTTTTCTGGAAGGAAAACCGCTTAAAAAGCAGGTAATGAGTATTCAAACGGATTCTAAATCTTTAGAAGAGCCGAAAGATCCTGACACTTGTAATGTGTTTAGAATATACTCACTAATTGCAGAAGAAAGCGATATAAAGGCGATGCGTGCTAAGTACGAGGCGGGGAATTACGGTTATGGCCATGCAAAAAAAGAGCTGCTTGAATTAATAACTGAGAAGTATACCAATGAGAGAAAAATCTATCATGATTATCTTAATAATTTGGATGCGCTCGAAGAAAAATTGAAGCAAGGAGAGGAAAAAGCAAGACAAATTGCTACCGTAACTTTAGAAAAAGTAAGAGCGAAACTAGGTTTTAGTTAA
- a CDS encoding gamma carbonic anhydrase family protein has protein sequence MALIKKVKGILPQWGQNCFLADNATIVGDVIMGDDCSVWFQAIIRGDVNSIRIGNKTNIQDGAVIHCTYEKSATTIGNGVSIGHNAIIHGCTIEDYSLIGMGAIVMDKAVVQKNVFVAAGAVVLENTILESGYLYAGTPARKIKPLDDRLRAVFDRTANNYVMYADWFDED, from the coding sequence ATGGCACTGATAAAAAAAGTAAAAGGTATTTTACCTCAGTGGGGGCAGAATTGCTTCCTTGCAGACAATGCTACAATTGTTGGAGATGTAATCATGGGTGACGATTGCAGTGTCTGGTTCCAGGCAATTATTAGAGGTGATGTTAACAGCATCAGAATTGGTAATAAAACCAATATTCAAGATGGAGCCGTAATCCATTGTACCTACGAAAAATCTGCTACTACCATTGGTAATGGTGTTTCGATCGGGCACAATGCAATTATCCATGGTTGTACAATAGAAGATTATTCTCTTATAGGAATGGGAGCCATTGTAATGGACAAAGCAGTAGTACAAAAAAATGTTTTTGTAGCAGCCGGAGCTGTTGTTTTGGAGAATACCATTTTGGAATCTGGCTATTTGTATGCGGGTACACCTGCCAGAAAAATTAAACCGCTTGACGACAGACTAAGAGCTGTTTTCGATAGAACAGCCAACAATTATGTAATGTATGCAGACTGGTTTGATGAGGATTAA
- a CDS encoding sulfite oxidase: MAAFLGGKIVFAENMPAGLIPAALANSKKPFEIPGKDPELIVLNDRPWNAEAPPHLLDDKLTPGNKFFVRNNGLVPENIDVANWTLTIDGESVKESKTFTLQELKSKFKQYTYELTLECGGNGRSEYNPPAKGNQWTTGAVGCASFTGVRLKDVLEDCGIKDDAVYIGYYGKDVHLSGDPKKVVISRGVPMWKALQEESLIAWSMNGEDLPVMNGYPLRLVFGGWPASTSGKWLSKISIRNIVHDGPKMTGMSYKVPCKTVAPGTEVAEEDMCIIESMPVKSLITYPRSGAMISKSKKLSVRGHAWAGENDVSEMHYSIDFGATWKTCKLEKPNNKFAWQHWNAEIEFPEKGYYEVWAKATDSEGKMQPMVVPGWNPRGYLNNACHRIAVKVRD, encoded by the coding sequence ATGGCAGCTTTTTTAGGTGGAAAAATCGTTTTTGCAGAAAATATGCCTGCTGGCTTAATCCCTGCCGCCTTGGCAAATAGCAAAAAACCTTTCGAAATTCCGGGTAAAGATCCCGAACTTATAGTACTAAACGACCGCCCTTGGAATGCCGAAGCCCCTCCTCACCTACTCGATGACAAACTTACTCCCGGAAATAAATTTTTTGTAAGAAATAATGGGCTTGTACCAGAAAATATAGATGTAGCTAACTGGACTTTAACCATAGATGGAGAGTCTGTAAAAGAGTCTAAAACTTTTACACTACAAGAACTCAAAAGCAAATTTAAACAATATACATACGAGCTTACACTAGAATGTGGTGGAAACGGACGCAGTGAGTATAACCCACCTGCAAAAGGTAATCAATGGACAACCGGAGCTGTTGGCTGTGCCTCTTTTACAGGCGTAAGATTGAAAGATGTATTAGAAGATTGCGGCATTAAAGACGATGCAGTTTATATCGGTTACTACGGCAAAGATGTACACTTGAGTGGAGATCCAAAAAAAGTAGTAATCTCTAGAGGAGTTCCTATGTGGAAGGCTTTGCAAGAAGAATCTCTTATCGCTTGGTCTATGAATGGCGAAGATTTACCAGTGATGAATGGTTATCCGCTAAGACTTGTTTTTGGTGGTTGGCCAGCTTCAACAAGTGGTAAATGGCTTAGTAAAATCTCTATTAGAAATATCGTACATGATGGCCCTAAAATGACGGGAATGTCTTACAAAGTTCCGTGCAAAACAGTAGCACCGGGAACTGAAGTAGCAGAAGAAGACATGTGTATAATAGAATCGATGCCAGTAAAATCTTTAATTACTTATCCGCGATCTGGTGCCATGATTAGCAAAAGTAAAAAACTTTCTGTTAGAGGGCATGCTTGGGCAGGAGAAAACGATGTGTCTGAGATGCACTATTCTATTGACTTTGGAGCAACTTGGAAAACCTGTAAGCTAGAAAAACCTAACAACAAATTTGCTTGGCAACATTGGAATGCAGAAATCGAATTTCCTGAAAAAGGCTATTACGAAGTTTGGGCAAAAGCCACAGACTCCGAAGGTAAAATGCAGCCAATGGTGGTTCCTGGTTGGAATCCTCGTGGATATTTAAACAATGCTTGCCATCGTATCGCAGTAAAAGTGAGAGACTAA
- a CDS encoding sterol desaturase family protein has product MEHYLAIIINAYKGYANYLWNEITFQYDYKPWWENYFYMLILVSAAFFAMEIFKPWRKEQARFRKDFWLDFFYMFFNFFLFSLVVYNALSDVFVNLFNDFLGIFGITNIIAIKIEQWSRVAQLFTLFIVRDFIHWWGHRALHKVPFFWEFHKIHHSVEQMGFAAHLRYHWFENVFYRTIEYIPLSMIGFGIDDFFLVHMFTLAWGHFNHANFKLSLGPLKYIFNSPQMHIWHHAYHLPKDRPVGVNFGITLSVWDYIFRTDYIPYNGRDIKLGFPGVEKFPHDFVGQNMHGVVPEKHNTSSSSNKEDDMLKKEN; this is encoded by the coding sequence ATGGAACATTACTTAGCAATCATCATAAATGCATATAAAGGCTATGCAAATTACCTCTGGAATGAGATTACCTTCCAGTATGATTATAAGCCTTGGTGGGAAAATTATTTCTATATGCTTATTCTGGTTTCGGCAGCTTTTTTTGCAATGGAAATATTTAAACCTTGGCGGAAAGAGCAAGCCAGATTCAGAAAAGATTTCTGGCTCGATTTCTTTTACATGTTCTTTAATTTTTTCTTGTTTTCCCTTGTGGTTTACAATGCGCTTTCAGATGTATTTGTAAATCTATTTAATGACTTTCTTGGCATTTTCGGCATTACCAACATCATTGCTATTAAAATAGAGCAATGGTCTAGAGTCGCCCAGTTATTTACATTATTTATAGTAAGAGATTTTATTCATTGGTGGGGACACCGTGCCTTACACAAAGTTCCTTTTTTCTGGGAGTTTCATAAAATACATCACTCAGTTGAACAAATGGGCTTTGCTGCTCACCTACGCTACCACTGGTTCGAAAATGTATTCTATAGAACCATTGAATACATTCCGCTCAGCATGATCGGTTTTGGGATTGACGATTTCTTTCTTGTACATATGTTTACTTTAGCTTGGGGGCATTTTAACCATGCAAACTTTAAACTTAGCCTAGGTCCACTCAAATACATTTTTAACTCTCCTCAAATGCACATTTGGCACCACGCCTACCATTTGCCCAAAGATAGGCCAGTAGGTGTAAATTTTGGCATTACGCTAAGTGTTTGGGATTATATTTTTAGAACAGATTACATCCCTTACAATGGTAGAGATATAAAGTTGGGATTCCCCGGAGTTGAAAAATTCCCACACGATTTTGTTGGCCAAAATATGCACGGAGTTGTACCAGAAAAGCACAATACTTCTTCAAGCTCAAACAAGGAGGATGACATGCTTAAGAAAGAGAATTAA
- a CDS encoding bifunctional hydroxymethylpyrimidine kinase/phosphomethylpyrimidine kinase, translating into MMKVLAINSLPANGNAGMKMVMHVLGTKVIPVPSLLLTGIGSISGFEKFPVNFEQLLAGTLALALKREEELIVYVGYLGNAEQIQIIKKYLTQYKDIVKFLLVDPVCGDHGRAYVPQEIIANWGDLIKEADLCLPNITEVALLSGNFQDFDSSKADNYIKDFRQRYTKPALLVTSLETDKQEVLINRLYDKKAIFESQHTKEDRNYGGSGDAFAAYLIDAHFYKNQPLQTAVKTAGEAVKAAINQSIKIGSNDLMLG; encoded by the coding sequence ATGATGAAGGTATTGGCAATTAACTCACTCCCCGCAAATGGCAACGCCGGAATGAAAATGGTGATGCACGTACTTGGCACAAAGGTGATTCCTGTGCCTTCGCTCCTGCTAACCGGAATTGGCAGCATTAGTGGTTTTGAAAAATTCCCTGTAAACTTTGAACAACTGCTTGCCGGCACACTGGCACTAGCTCTAAAAAGAGAAGAAGAACTCATAGTATATGTAGGCTACTTGGGAAATGCAGAACAAATACAAATTATAAAAAAATACCTCACCCAGTATAAAGATATTGTAAAGTTTTTACTGGTTGATCCGGTTTGTGGCGACCACGGCAGGGCGTATGTACCGCAAGAGATTATTGCCAACTGGGGAGATTTGATAAAAGAAGCAGATTTATGCCTACCAAATATTACCGAAGTAGCTTTGCTTAGCGGCAATTTTCAAGATTTTGATAGTAGCAAAGCCGATAATTATATAAAGGATTTTAGACAGCGATACACCAAACCTGCCTTATTGGTTACTAGCTTAGAAACAGATAAGCAAGAAGTTTTAATAAACCGATTATACGACAAAAAGGCAATTTTTGAAAGCCAACATACCAAAGAAGATCGTAACTACGGAGGTTCAGGAGATGCCTTTGCTGCTTACCTCATAGATGCCCATTTCTACAAAAACCAACCTTTGCAAACCGCAGTAAAAACTGCCGGAGAAGCCGTAAAAGCAGCCATCAATCAGTCAATAAAAATAGGCTCAAATGATTTGATGTTGGGGTGA
- a CDS encoding DJ-1/PfpI family protein, whose translation MKKVLFLTGDFAEDYETMVPFQMLLMVGYEVHAVCPDKKAGDTIKTAIHDFEGDQTYTEKPGHNFALNYSFDDVNVKDYDGLVIAGGRAPEYLRLNPTVIEMVKHFFSANKPVAAVCHGIQILTAANVVKGRKLTAYPAVGPEVTIAGGEFQSIPVDGAYVDGNLVTSPAWPAHPAFIREFLKVMGAKIEI comes from the coding sequence ATGAAAAAAGTATTGTTCCTCACAGGAGATTTCGCAGAAGATTACGAAACTATGGTTCCTTTTCAAATGCTTTTAATGGTCGGTTACGAAGTGCATGCCGTTTGCCCAGATAAGAAAGCAGGAGACACCATTAAAACTGCTATACACGATTTTGAAGGAGACCAGACTTATACCGAAAAGCCGGGCCACAACTTTGCATTAAATTACAGTTTTGATGATGTAAATGTGAAAGATTATGATGGTTTGGTAATAGCCGGAGGTAGAGCACCTGAGTATTTGCGATTGAACCCAACTGTGATTGAAATGGTAAAACATTTCTTTTCAGCCAATAAACCAGTAGCGGCTGTTTGCCATGGTATCCAGATTTTAACAGCAGCCAATGTTGTAAAAGGAAGAAAATTGACCGCTTACCCAGCAGTTGGGCCAGAAGTAACCATTGCAGGTGGTGAGTTTCAGTCTATTCCTGTTGATGGTGCTTATGTAGATGGTAACTTGGTTACCTCACCAGCTTGGCCAGCTCATCCAGCATTTATTAGAGAATTTCTAAAAGTAATGGGTGCTAAGATAGAGATATAA
- a CDS encoding PQQ-dependent sugar dehydrogenase: MNLKLITSIFTLIFVLFFNFFSSDLKETKDIVLKEKYLGGKFPRLATGQPFLLEQTFTSLSFNSEELTRIISVPDANQLLALGRTGSVWIFNGDENTTAATLLVDLSDRVVSSSNAGLLGAAFHPDFNNSASDHYREIYFFYTYKYTSSAPTYDIISKFKFSDSMDAILSDSEEILIQHYDRNFNNNGGDMFFDNDGYLYISFGDEGGSYDPFDNAQEITNKFFGGILRIDVDNDTENSHAIRKYPSTTDIPNGYPDNINQNYSIPNDNPWLSESGENLEEYYAIGFRNPENMFYDSETEQIWVADIGQVRREEVSIITKGDNAQWPFMEGNYPYDHKPAVILGTEVSPVLHYTHTEGSHIIGGLVYKNSKFGRLQNKYIYGDNSNGNVSYIDPEKDYAVTSIADGNDGLVSFFTNDEGDVYLAYENGDIYKFVDNNVVEPPTLLSETEAFTDFTTMEPAEGILPYEINVPFWSDGAEKYRWISIPADSEGISFNTDSSYTFPIGTVFIKHFEIPNSATTMRKIETRFFIVDEEGQGYGLTYRWNEEGTDAELIPDDEYLTDELTVYKDGILSTQTWEYPARAQCIECHNDNIGYGLGVRTTQLNKMQVDESTGLEKNQLIVWKDHGFFADMEDELDLDALEKVVQVTDTTASLEFRVRSYLEVNCAFCHRPNGVDANFDARLTTPLHDQNLINADVIGRDSGIGNKIVFPLNPDSSEIWVRDNSLAYTKMPPIAKNVLDEEYLVVLKDWINSLKYSSEETITLCEGESYTFQDGTTINDIDTAFTYQSQFTAEDGLDSVIVTQIEVTKIDETISVNSITQLTANEDDETATYQWVDCSNDNAILEGETNRSLSTTEIGSYAVMITKNGCTVTSECASITGIMENSFGEGLQVYPNPTSGILNLSFGERIDNGNIRITDLTGKEVYNTTLQNQNQISMNLNIKQGIYLMTITDNKKRRAIIKFLKE, translated from the coding sequence ATGAATCTTAAATTAATTACCTCTATTTTCACATTAATCTTTGTCCTTTTTTTCAATTTTTTCTCATCTGATTTAAAGGAAACCAAAGACATTGTTTTAAAGGAAAAATACCTCGGTGGCAAATTCCCGAGATTAGCTACTGGTCAACCATTTTTGTTGGAACAAACGTTTACCAGCCTCTCTTTTAATTCAGAAGAATTAACCAGAATCATCTCTGTGCCAGATGCAAACCAATTGTTAGCTTTGGGTAGAACTGGCAGTGTTTGGATATTTAACGGAGATGAAAATACTACAGCAGCCACACTCTTAGTGGACTTGAGCGACAGAGTTGTTTCTAGCTCAAATGCTGGTTTGCTTGGAGCTGCATTTCACCCAGATTTTAACAACTCAGCAAGCGACCATTACAGAGAGATTTACTTTTTCTATACATATAAATACACCTCATCAGCTCCCACTTACGACATCATAAGTAAGTTTAAATTTTCTGATTCGATGGATGCTATTTTAAGTGATTCGGAAGAAATACTTATCCAACACTACGACAGAAACTTTAATAATAATGGTGGAGATATGTTCTTCGACAATGATGGTTATCTCTATATTTCATTTGGAGATGAAGGTGGTAGCTACGACCCATTCGATAATGCACAAGAAATTACCAATAAATTCTTTGGTGGTATCTTAAGAATCGATGTAGATAACGATACAGAAAACAGCCATGCAATCAGAAAATATCCTTCTACTACAGATATCCCCAATGGTTACCCAGACAATATAAATCAAAATTACAGCATCCCTAACGACAACCCTTGGTTGAGCGAAAGTGGCGAGAACCTAGAAGAATATTATGCGATTGGCTTCCGTAATCCAGAAAACATGTTTTACGACAGCGAAACAGAGCAAATTTGGGTAGCAGATATCGGGCAAGTAAGAAGAGAAGAAGTAAGCATTATTACCAAAGGAGACAATGCCCAATGGCCATTTATGGAAGGCAATTATCCTTACGACCATAAACCAGCTGTAATATTAGGTACAGAAGTTTCTCCAGTATTGCATTACACACATACTGAAGGTTCTCATATTATTGGTGGTTTGGTGTATAAAAACTCCAAATTTGGAAGACTTCAAAACAAATACATTTATGGCGATAACAGCAATGGTAATGTTTCGTACATAGACCCTGAAAAAGATTATGCGGTTACTTCAATTGCAGATGGCAACGATGGTTTGGTTTCATTTTTCACGAATGATGAAGGAGACGTGTACCTCGCCTACGAAAATGGTGACATCTACAAATTTGTAGATAATAATGTAGTAGAACCTCCTACCCTGCTTTCAGAAACGGAAGCATTTACAGATTTTACTACTATGGAACCTGCTGAGGGTATATTGCCTTACGAAATAAATGTTCCGTTCTGGTCAGATGGTGCAGAAAAGTACAGATGGATTTCTATTCCAGCAGATTCAGAAGGAATTTCTTTTAACACAGATTCGAGTTATACTTTCCCAATAGGAACTGTTTTTATTAAACACTTCGAGATTCCAAATTCTGCCACTACTATGAGAAAGATCGAAACAAGGTTTTTTATAGTGGACGAAGAAGGACAAGGATATGGATTAACTTACAGATGGAACGAGGAAGGTACAGATGCAGAACTGATTCCTGATGATGAATACCTCACCGATGAGCTTACAGTTTACAAAGACGGAATATTAAGCACGCAAACTTGGGAGTATCCGGCAAGGGCTCAATGTATAGAGTGCCACAACGATAATATTGGTTACGGACTGGGAGTAAGAACTACACAGTTAAACAAAATGCAAGTAGATGAATCTACTGGCTTAGAAAAAAATCAACTTATTGTCTGGAAAGATCATGGCTTCTTCGCAGATATGGAAGATGAGCTTGATTTAGATGCACTGGAAAAAGTAGTACAAGTTACAGACACAACTGCCTCTTTAGAGTTTAGAGTAAGGTCTTATTTAGAAGTAAACTGTGCATTCTGCCACAGACCTAATGGCGTAGATGCAAACTTCGATGCCAGATTAACCACTCCTTTGCATGATCAAAACCTGATTAACGCTGATGTGATTGGTAGAGATTCTGGAATCGGAAATAAAATCGTGTTTCCGCTTAATCCAGATTCTTCTGAGATTTGGGTAAGAGATAATAGTTTGGCTTATACCAAAATGCCTCCAATTGCTAAAAATGTGTTGGACGAAGAGTATTTGGTAGTGCTGAAAGATTGGATTAATAGCTTAAAATATTCTTCAGAAGAAACTATCACGCTTTGCGAAGGTGAGAGCTACACTTTCCAGGATGGAACTACCATTAACGATATTGACACTGCTTTTACTTACCAAAGCCAGTTTACTGCCGAAGATGGATTGGATAGTGTAATTGTAACTCAAATTGAAGTTACGAAAATCGATGAGACAATTTCTGTGAATAGTATTACTCAATTAACTGCTAACGAAGATGACGAAACAGCCACTTACCAGTGGGTAGATTGCAGTAATGATAATGCTATTTTAGAAGGTGAAACAAACAGATCACTTTCTACTACAGAGATTGGCAGCTATGCGGTTATGATTACAAAAAATGGTTGTACAGTTACTTCTGAATGTGCCAGTATTACAGGCATTATGGAAAATAGTTTTGGCGAAGGCTTACAGGTTTACCCGAACCCAACAAGTGGTATTTTAAATCTAAGCTTTGGTGAAAGGATTGATAATGGAAATATTCGTATTACTGATCTTACAGGCAAAGAGGTTTACAATACAACTCTCCAAAACCAAAATCAAATCAGTATGAATCTAAACATCAAACAAGGCATTTACTTAATGACGATTACTGATAACAAAAAGCGCAGAGCGATCATTAAATTCTTGAAAGAGTAA
- a CDS encoding PorP/SprF family type IX secretion system membrane protein, translating to MNTIYKKIFFAVTFAIVSLSACAQNVFFSQYLNSPVYHNPSLVGVTDYTSVVLNYRSQYIRSGSRFDIPSVSFMHPFFRENGSKLGGIGVSVISEDEGNGILNTTGGTLSFAYNIPLSKRNLISVGVQPGFFNRKVKTSGMTTDSQYINGGFDESADINESFSDINMSYFSVSSGITWNYLDAEGKQLSFLGVAMYNMNSPVNSFLNDDSELPVSFVTSGGVTVYQKSQLSIMPTFRWINQDDYNQVNLGAMFKYQLGAPDEDCHVGLGAWYSLDNASIFLAEAGFKNYMVGFSYDASTSQRYESNPTNNAFEVTLSWRKSRKKTVTTPEPLPETLVTEEVVEEKVEEEPVVEKVVLGVKGKVTDAKTQSAVSGVTIKMSELGSADVIETYKVNANGTYQFKPEESAEYTLKVKAPNYQEKTVVIDYKGEDMDLDIQLDEIEKDTKFDLENIYFETGSFNLAEDSKVELEKLVSYMKENPGIKVEIGGHTDSVGSASSNEKLSLNRAKAVFDMMVEKGIAGERLTYVGYGESKPIVVNDTKENQAKNRRIEFIIK from the coding sequence ATGAACACCATTTATAAAAAAATATTTTTTGCAGTAACCTTCGCTATTGTATCGCTGAGTGCATGTGCGCAAAATGTCTTTTTCTCTCAATACTTAAACTCACCAGTTTACCACAACCCATCTTTGGTTGGGGTAACTGATTACACGAGTGTAGTGTTAAATTATCGCAGTCAATACATCCGTTCAGGTAGCAGATTCGATATCCCTTCTGTTTCGTTTATGCATCCATTTTTTAGAGAAAATGGCTCAAAACTAGGAGGTATAGGTGTTTCTGTGATTAGTGAAGACGAGGGGAATGGTATTTTAAATACTACTGGCGGTACACTTTCATTCGCTTATAATATTCCTTTAAGCAAGAGAAACTTAATTAGTGTAGGAGTACAGCCAGGCTTTTTTAATAGAAAAGTAAAAACGTCTGGCATGACTACCGACAGCCAATACATTAATGGCGGTTTTGACGAAAGTGCAGACATCAATGAGTCTTTCAGTGATATAAACATGAGCTATTTCTCAGTTTCTTCTGGTATTACTTGGAATTATTTGGATGCAGAAGGCAAGCAACTATCATTTTTGGGAGTAGCCATGTATAACATGAATAGCCCAGTAAATTCTTTTTTGAATGATGATAGTGAATTGCCAGTAAGTTTTGTAACCAGTGGTGGAGTTACTGTTTACCAAAAAAGTCAACTGAGCATTATGCCAACATTCAGATGGATTAATCAGGACGATTACAATCAGGTAAATCTTGGTGCTATGTTCAAATATCAGTTAGGTGCACCAGACGAAGATTGCCATGTTGGTTTAGGTGCTTGGTATAGTTTAGATAATGCAAGTATCTTTTTAGCAGAAGCTGGTTTTAAAAACTATATGGTAGGTTTTAGTTATGATGCTTCTACTTCTCAGAGATACGAAAGTAACCCAACAAACAATGCATTTGAAGTAACACTTTCTTGGAGAAAGTCAAGAAAGAAAACGGTTACTACTCCTGAGCCATTACCAGAAACTTTAGTTACAGAAGAAGTAGTTGAGGAAAAAGTAGAAGAAGAACCAGTTGTAGAAAAAGTAGTTTTGGGTGTAAAAGGAAAAGTGACAGATGCTAAAACGCAAAGTGCAGTTTCTGGTGTAACTATTAAAATGAGCGAGTTAGGTTCTGCTGATGTAATTGAGACTTACAAAGTAAATGCGAATGGTACTTATCAGTTTAAACCAGAAGAAAGTGCAGAATATACTTTAAAAGTAAAAGCACCAAACTATCAAGAAAAAACTGTGGTGATCGATTACAAAGGCGAGGATATGGATTTAGATATCCAGCTTGATGAAATTGAGAAAGATACCAAATTCGACTTGGAGAATATCTACTTCGAAACAGGTTCTTTCAACTTGGCTGAAGATTCTAAAGTAGAATTGGAAAAACTGGTTTCTTACATGAAAGAAAACCCAGGCATCAAAGTAGAAATAGGTGGGCATACCGACTCAGTAGGTTCTGCAAGTAGCAATGAGAAACTTTCATTAAACAGAGCTAAAGCAGTATTTGACATGATGGTTGAAAAAGGAATAGCGGGAGAAAGATTAACCTATGTAGGTTATGGTGAAAGTAAACCAATTGTAGTAAATGATACCAAAGAGAATCAGGCTAAAAACAGAAGGATAGAATTTATTATCAAATAA